One Megamonas hypermegale genomic window carries:
- a CDS encoding ArsR/SmtB family transcription factor, whose translation MKHYNLPHNHGQNINHVLEKMPEVDDFAIVARIFNQLGDGTRLRILWLLCHSTECVSNIGAAIDMSTAAVSHHLQVLKKHGLIVSRREGKEIYYTLADTKITNLLHKAIDDLFEVSCPTHDDKKDA comes from the coding sequence ATGAAACATTATAATTTACCGCATAATCATGGACAAAATATTAATCATGTTTTAGAAAAAATGCCAGAAGTAGATGATTTTGCGATTGTAGCGCGCATTTTTAATCAATTAGGAGATGGTACAAGGCTTAGAATTTTATGGCTCTTATGTCATAGCACAGAATGTGTATCCAATATCGGAGCAGCTATAGATATGAGTACAGCAGCAGTATCGCACCATTTGCAAGTGTTGAAAAAACATGGCTTGATAGTCAGCAGACGAGAAGGAAAAGAGATTTATTATACATTGGCAGATACGAAGATAACGAATTTATTACATAAAGCAATTGATGATTTATTTGAAGTGAGTTGTCCAACGCATGACGATAAAAAAGATGCTTGA